Proteins encoded together in one Pseudomonadota bacterium window:
- the xseA gene encoding exodeoxyribonuclease VII large subunit, with amino-acid sequence MTIHQNQPGDNAPPLTISEISAALKRTVEDRFGHVRLRGEISGFKRAASGHVYMALKDEKAVIDGVIWRGNAARLGFAPEDGLDVIATGKVTTYAGRSKYQIVIERLELAGEGALMQLFEKLKARLGEEGLFAPERKKPLPFLPRTIGVVTSPTGSVIRDILHRLADRFPSHVLVWPVLVQGEGAAEQIASAIRGFSDMPANGEVPGPDLVIVARGGGSIEDLWSFNEEVVVRAIADCAIPLISAVGHETDTTLADYAADRRAPTPTAAAEMAVPVRAEIAAQLDELGLRAGRAVRRQQALAVERLEQRVRLLPKREALFAPAMQRLDEQGERLGRALGFSHQRAGDALRNVSGRLDPQLLSRRAEAAVRDLARLPLRPALVTAPHGRAVERLGALERLLAQCHPDAPLQRGYAKVTDMTGAIVDSAAAAKAAGEVGLHFSDGTVAAWIEGAAKAEKASPVAPAPKPARRKPAGQNADQPKLL; translated from the coding sequence ATGACCATCCACCAAAACCAGCCCGGTGATAATGCGCCGCCGCTTACCATCAGCGAGATTTCCGCCGCGCTCAAGCGCACGGTTGAGGATCGCTTCGGCCATGTGCGGTTGCGGGGTGAGATTTCCGGCTTCAAACGTGCGGCATCGGGTCATGTTTATATGGCTCTGAAAGACGAAAAAGCGGTAATTGACGGCGTGATCTGGCGCGGCAATGCCGCGCGGCTGGGCTTTGCGCCGGAAGATGGTCTTGACGTTATCGCCACCGGCAAGGTCACCACCTATGCCGGTCGGTCGAAATACCAGATCGTTATCGAGCGGCTCGAGCTGGCGGGCGAAGGCGCGCTGATGCAGCTGTTCGAGAAGCTGAAGGCGCGGCTGGGTGAAGAGGGCCTTTTCGCACCGGAGCGCAAAAAGCCGCTGCCGTTTCTGCCGCGCACCATCGGTGTGGTGACCTCGCCAACCGGCTCTGTGATCCGCGATATATTGCATCGCCTCGCCGACCGCTTCCCCAGCCATGTGCTGGTCTGGCCGGTACTGGTACAGGGTGAGGGGGCGGCGGAGCAGATCGCCAGCGCGATCCGCGGTTTTTCGGATATGCCCGCCAATGGTGAGGTGCCAGGGCCCGATCTCGTCATTGTCGCGCGCGGCGGCGGTTCGATCGAGGATCTGTGGAGTTTCAATGAGGAAGTGGTGGTCCGCGCCATCGCCGATTGCGCCATCCCGCTGATCAGCGCTGTCGGCCATGAAACCGATACGACATTGGCCGATTATGCCGCCGATCGTCGCGCACCGACGCCCACGGCTGCGGCCGAGATGGCGGTACCGGTGCGCGCTGAAATTGCGGCGCAACTGGACGAACTGGGCCTGCGTGCCGGACGTGCCGTGCGGCGGCAACAGGCATTGGCGGTCGAGCGGCTGGAGCAGCGGGTGCGGCTACTGCCGAAACGCGAAGCGCTGTTCGCTCCCGCCATGCAGCGGCTCGACGAACAGGGTGAGCGGCTGGGACGGGCGCTGGGTTTCAGCCATCAACGCGCCGGTGATGCGCTGCGCAACGTTTCCGGTCGACTGGATCCGCAACTCTTGTCGCGGCGTGCCGAAGCTGCAGTGCGCGATCTGGCGCGCCTGCCTTTGCGACCGGCCCTGGTCACCGCGCCGCATGGCCGTGCGGTCGAGCGCCTCGGTGCATTGGAGCGCCTGCTGGCGCAATGCCACCCCGATGCGCCGCTGCAGCGCGGCTATGCCAAGGTTACGGACATGACTGGTGCAATTGTGGATTCGGCAGCGGCGGCAAAGGCTGCCGGAGAGGTTGGCCTTCACTTTTCCGATGGTACAGTTGCAGCGTGGATTGAAGGGGCCGCCAAAGCAGAAAAAGCGTCACCTGTTGCCCCTGCCCCAAAGCCGGCCCGGCGCAAGCCAGCCGGGCAAAATGCGGATCAGCCGAAGCTGTTATAG
- a CDS encoding energy transducer TonB encodes MSITDTVKRSLAITLALSITTPALAKREPVVFAPTGKWVVSYDEDGCSMLHSYAAGDDKAVVIFRRYAPGSSFLLTLAGDPFRAKGRAKSATLRFGPDEDEIDLLFFSGKLGDNIPAMVFSQSTNGLSQPPEADETWPGKEAILARQRAIQSLEVSKAVRRPVRFELGSMEKPLAAFGKCIDDLVSNWGLDPETQKSLTRRPEAKRSPAKWDIEYPADMLLQGQPAIVNFRLMIDSSGAVQSCHIQRTTRLKEFDDAVCKSIMRRATFEPALDATGQPVASYYVSRVRFQIGDG; translated from the coding sequence ATGTCCATTACTGACACTGTAAAGCGAAGTCTTGCCATCACGCTGGCGCTTTCTATTACCACCCCCGCACTGGCCAAGCGCGAGCCGGTTGTGTTTGCGCCTACCGGCAAATGGGTGGTCAGCTATGATGAAGACGGCTGCAGCATGCTGCACAGCTATGCTGCGGGTGATGACAAGGCTGTCGTGATTTTCCGTCGTTACGCGCCGGGCAGTTCTTTCCTGCTAACCCTTGCGGGGGATCCGTTTCGGGCGAAAGGGCGGGCAAAATCCGCAACGCTGCGTTTTGGCCCCGATGAGGATGAGATTGATCTGCTCTTTTTCTCGGGCAAGCTTGGCGACAATATTCCCGCCATGGTATTCAGCCAGAGCACGAACGGCCTTTCACAACCACCGGAAGCCGACGAGACGTGGCCGGGAAAAGAGGCCATTCTCGCGAGACAGCGGGCGATACAGTCTCTGGAGGTCAGTAAAGCAGTGCGGCGCCCGGTCAGGTTCGAACTGGGTTCCATGGAAAAGCCACTCGCGGCATTCGGCAAATGCATTGATGACCTGGTCTCGAACTGGGGCCTCGACCCGGAAACGCAGAAAAGCTTGACGCGTCGCCCCGAAGCCAAGCGAAGCCCGGCCAAATGGGACATAGAATATCCTGCTGACATGCTGCTTCAGGGGCAGCCGGCAATCGTCAATTTCCGGTTGATGATCGACAGTAGTGGCGCGGTGCAAAGCTGCCATATTCAGCGCACCACAAGGTTAAAGGAATTTGATGACGCCGTGTGCAAGTCGATCATGCGGCGCGCGACCTTCGAACCTGCGCTGGATGCGACGGGACAGCCTGTCGCCAGCTATTATGTCAGCCGGGTGCGCTTCCAGATCGGCGATGGCTAA
- a CDS encoding DUF2093 domain-containing protein, producing the protein MLLSNKNRMAKLHYLPGTFRIVSSGDHVVCAVSGERIGLEDLRYWSVERQEPYATAEISVQQALAGADR; encoded by the coding sequence ATGTTGTTATCGAACAAGAACCGTATGGCCAAGCTGCATTATCTGCCCGGCACCTTCCGCATCGTGTCTTCGGGCGATCATGTCGTATGCGCGGTATCGGGTGAGCGTATCGGCCTGGAAGATCTGCGTTATTGGAGCGTAGAGCGGCAGGAGCCCTATGCCACAGCCGAAATATCGGTGCAGCAGGCCCTGGCTGGAGCGGATCGCTGA
- a CDS encoding cupin-like domain-containing protein, translated as MATAANAPKAKTDTRSLLAEALLDGCDEAEMFQRLLAVGMSESKARYELSRAPKDPLFVAARRLRARLGKRDWTLGIYSKLAAMDERQTSIPTVDVIDPEQFFREFYFANRPVKLTGLIDHWPALERWTLDYLEAKVGDAIVELQAERQSDDDYEIVKDRHKRHIRMADLVRALRADETSNDFYITAYNDTTNKQALAALWDDLGALTLLDADGVANGFFWMGPKGTITPFHHDLTNNLLLQIAGRKHIRMVAAHHVAQMRNHEHCFSQWTAEDFDRAEAEGRAMPPMLECEIGPGEAIFLPVGWWHHVTGLDRTISMSFTGFARGNDFYSDYITDPAF; from the coding sequence ATGGCGACCGCAGCAAATGCTCCCAAGGCCAAGACCGATACGCGCAGCCTGTTGGCCGAGGCGTTGCTCGATGGCTGTGATGAAGCGGAAATGTTTCAGCGGCTTCTGGCTGTGGGAATGAGCGAATCCAAGGCGCGCTATGAGCTGTCGCGCGCGCCGAAAGACCCGCTTTTTGTCGCGGCGAGAAGGCTGCGCGCCCGATTGGGCAAGCGTGACTGGACCCTGGGCATTTACAGCAAACTCGCCGCGATGGATGAGCGTCAGACGTCTATCCCGACCGTTGATGTGATTGACCCGGAGCAATTTTTTCGCGAATTCTATTTTGCCAACCGGCCGGTCAAGCTGACCGGCCTGATTGACCACTGGCCTGCGCTGGAGCGATGGACGCTCGATTATCTCGAGGCAAAGGTCGGCGATGCGATTGTCGAGCTGCAGGCCGAGCGGCAATCGGACGATGATTATGAAATCGTTAAAGACCGCCATAAGCGCCATATCCGCATGGCCGATCTGGTCCGTGCCCTGCGTGCCGATGAAACCAGCAATGATTTCTATATCACCGCCTATAATGACACCACCAACAAACAGGCATTGGCGGCCTTATGGGATGATCTGGGCGCGCTGACGCTGCTGGACGCGGATGGCGTCGCCAACGGCTTTTTCTGGATGGGGCCAAAGGGTACGATCACGCCGTTTCATCATGACCTGACCAATAACCTGCTGCTGCAGATTGCCGGGCGCAAACATATCCGCATGGTTGCCGCACATCATGTCGCGCAGATGCGCAATCATGAACATTGTTTCAGCCAATGGACCGCCGAGGATTTTGATCGGGCAGAGGCGGAAGGCCGCGCTATGCCTCCGATGCTGGAATGCGAAATCGGCCCAGGCGAGGCGATCTTCCTGCCCGTGGGTTGGTGGCACCATGTCACCGGCTTGGACCGGACCATCAGCATGTCCTTTACCGGCTTTGCCAGAGGCAATGATTTCTACAGTGACTATATCACAGACCCGGCATTTTGA
- a CDS encoding M23 family metallopeptidase: MPGRKSAIALACAALAIGTAFAAPDGDPQRPQNTTVNSQAMADRALAAGKALVPVEELIIADNAIQGGVLLGEIRGDIAQLMLNGEPLKIAEDGRFMVAFNRDADSSALLTARFASGATESQLISVAKRKWNIERVNLPRRKRTASASWQRRRAPELEAIGAARAMDTGAEGWRQDFAWPAKGRISGMFGNQRIYAGTPGGYHTGIDIAAPTGTPIVAPADGVVTLAADKPFSLEGNLLMLDHGMGLNSAFLHLSKIAVRKGDRVRKGQYIGNIGATGSATGPHLHWSIKWGAARLDPILLTGPMS; this comes from the coding sequence ATGCCAGGGCGCAAATCGGCCATTGCCCTCGCCTGCGCAGCCTTGGCCATTGGCACCGCTTTTGCGGCGCCCGATGGTGATCCGCAGCGCCCTCAAAATACAACAGTAAATTCCCAGGCCATGGCCGATCGCGCGCTGGCAGCCGGCAAGGCACTGGTCCCGGTCGAAGAACTGATCATCGCCGATAATGCGATTCAGGGCGGGGTTTTGCTCGGAGAGATTCGGGGCGATATCGCTCAGTTGATGCTCAATGGCGAGCCGCTCAAGATCGCCGAGGATGGGCGCTTCATGGTCGCCTTTAACCGGGATGCCGATTCCTCGGCGCTGCTTACCGCCCGATTTGCCTCCGGCGCGACCGAGAGCCAGCTTATCTCCGTGGCCAAACGCAAATGGAATATTGAGCGGGTCAACCTGCCCCGGCGCAAGCGCACCGCCAGCGCTTCATGGCAGCGCCGCCGTGCACCCGAACTGGAAGCGATCGGTGCGGCGCGGGCCATGGACACCGGCGCCGAAGGCTGGCGGCAGGATTTTGCCTGGCCTGCAAAGGGCCGCATTTCCGGCATGTTCGGCAATCAGCGCATCTATGCCGGTACGCCGGGCGGCTATCATACCGGAATAGACATTGCCGCACCTACTGGCACGCCGATTGTGGCGCCTGCTGATGGCGTGGTTACGCTGGCTGCGGACAAACCCTTTTCGCTTGAGGGCAATCTGCTGATGCTCGACCATGGCATGGGCCTGAACAGTGCCTTTCTGCACCTCTCCAAAATCGCGGTGAGGAAGGGCGATAGAGTTCGCAAAGGCCAATATATCGGCAATATCGGCGCCACCGGCAGCGCTACAGGCCCGCATCTCCACTGGAGCATCAAATGGGGTGCCGCGCGGCTCGACCCGATCTTGCTTACCGGGCCGATGTCCTAG
- the katG gene encoding catalase/peroxidase HPI, producing MRHTLKSLLATTAALSLASTAYATPPGFIGGDRPTEHPSAAKARPNSFWWPDQVDLSELRKNRYTADPAGEDFDYPAAFAQLDLDAVKADIAEVLTTSQDWWPADFGTYGGLFIRLAWHSAGTYRAGDGRGGSDGGQIRFEPLNSWPDNGNLDKARRLLWPVKQKYGKNLSWSDLIVLSGNVALEQAGFTTYGFSGGRTDAWQPELVYWGAETKFLSSDKRYSGDRELEKPLAASEIGLIYVNPEGPEGNPDILGAAGDIRTTFGRMGMNDEETVALIVGGHTLGKAHGAHKGAECNGPEPAAAGVEEQGFGWKNRCGKGNAEDTVTSGLEGAWTSSPAVWSNNYVENLYAFDWVQTRSPGGAIQWVPEDAENLKIVPDAHDPNKYVPPVMQTTDLALRYDPEYGKITRRFLANRGSMDAAFARAWFKLTHRDLGPKARYVGAEVPGDSQIWQDPIPAKRSDALNGEDIAALKQAIRDTGLGTSEMVRAAWAAAVTFRDTDYRGGANGGRLRLAPQNGWDVNNPDELGTVLGALERVQAGFNADGKTVSMADLIVLAGAVGIEDAAKAAGHSVTVPFTPGRGDASQEQTDVDSFELLRPAADGFRNYYSERARLSPSDMLIDRADMLTLTVPEMTALVGGLRALNANVGGSQHGVFTDRPGVLSNDFFVNLLDMATEWKPSETSKGIYEGTDRASGAARWTATEVDLVFGSNAELRAVAETYAYDDAEQVFVDDFVKAWTKVMMLDRFDAQ from the coding sequence ATGCGCCATACCCTGAAATCGCTTTTGGCAACAACCGCAGCGCTGAGCCTGGCCAGCACCGCATATGCTACCCCGCCCGGCTTTATTGGCGGCGACCGCCCGACCGAACATCCGTCAGCCGCCAAGGCCCGACCGAACAGCTTCTGGTGGCCTGACCAGGTTGATTTGTCCGAGCTGCGAAAAAACCGCTACACTGCGGACCCGGCAGGCGAAGATTTTGACTATCCTGCGGCTTTTGCCCAGCTCGATCTTGACGCTGTCAAAGCCGATATTGCCGAGGTTCTGACCACATCGCAGGATTGGTGGCCCGCCGATTTCGGCACCTATGGTGGGCTTTTCATCCGTCTCGCCTGGCACAGCGCCGGCACCTATCGCGCCGGTGACGGTCGCGGCGGTTCGGATGGCGGCCAGATCCGCTTTGAACCGCTCAACAGCTGGCCCGACAACGGCAATCTGGACAAGGCCCGGCGCCTGTTGTGGCCGGTCAAACAGAAATACGGGAAGAACCTGTCCTGGTCGGACCTGATCGTTCTGTCCGGCAATGTCGCGCTCGAGCAGGCCGGGTTCACAACCTATGGCTTTTCCGGTGGTCGCACCGATGCCTGGCAACCGGAGCTGGTCTATTGGGGCGCGGAAACCAAGTTTCTGAGCTCCGACAAACGCTATTCGGGCGACCGCGAACTGGAAAAGCCGCTCGCCGCTTCGGAGATCGGCCTGATCTACGTCAATCCCGAAGGCCCGGAAGGCAATCCCGATATTCTCGGGGCCGCCGGTGATATCCGCACCACCTTTGGCCGCATGGGCATGAACGACGAGGAAACCGTCGCGCTGATCGTCGGCGGCCACACGCTTGGCAAGGCGCATGGCGCGCACAAGGGTGCGGAATGCAACGGCCCTGAACCGGCAGCCGCAGGCGTTGAAGAGCAGGGCTTTGGCTGGAAAAACCGCTGCGGCAAAGGCAATGCCGAAGACACGGTGACCAGCGGCCTGGAAGGCGCATGGACGTCGTCGCCTGCGGTGTGGAGCAACAATTATGTCGAAAATCTCTACGCTTTTGACTGGGTGCAGACCCGCAGCCCCGGTGGCGCGATACAATGGGTGCCGGAAGACGCGGAAAATCTGAAGATCGTACCCGATGCGCATGACCCGAACAAATATGTTCCCCCGGTAATGCAGACCACCGACCTGGCGCTGCGCTATGACCCGGAATATGGCAAGATCACCAGGCGTTTCCTGGCAAACCGCGGCAGCATGGATGCAGCCTTTGCCCGTGCCTGGTTCAAGCTGACCCATCGCGATCTCGGACCGAAAGCGCGCTATGTCGGTGCCGAGGTGCCCGGTGACAGCCAGATCTGGCAGGACCCGATACCGGCAAAACGCTCGGATGCGCTGAATGGTGAGGATATTGCTGCGCTGAAACAGGCCATCCGCGACACCGGCCTTGGCACATCGGAAATGGTCCGCGCGGCCTGGGCCGCAGCCGTGACCTTTCGCGACACCGATTATCGTGGCGGTGCCAATGGTGGCCGCCTGCGTCTGGCGCCGCAAAATGGCTGGGATGTCAACAACCCGGATGAGCTCGGCACCGTACTGGGCGCACTGGAGCGTGTGCAGGCCGGTTTCAACGCTGACGGCAAGACGGTCAGCATGGCCGACCTGATCGTGCTTGCCGGTGCTGTCGGTATCGAGGATGCGGCAAAAGCTGCCGGCCACAGCGTCACCGTGCCGTTCACCCCGGGTCGCGGCGACGCCAGTCAGGAACAGACGGATGTGGACTCTTTCGAATTGCTGCGCCCCGCTGCCGATGGCTTCCGCAACTATTATAGCGAACGCGCGCGCCTCAGCCCCAGCGACATGCTGATCGACCGGGCCGATATGCTGACGCTGACGGTGCCGGAAATGACCGCACTGGTCGGCGGTCTGCGCGCGCTTAACGCCAATGTCGGCGGATCACAGCACGGCGTCTTCACCGATCGCCCGGGCGTCCTGAGCAATGACTTTTTCGTCAATCTGCTCGACATGGCCACCGAATGGAAACCGTCGGAAACCAGCAAGGGCATTTACGAAGGCACTGATCGCGCCAGCGGTGCAGCCAGATGGACCGCGACCGAGGTTGATCTGGTGTTCGGCTCCAATGCGGAACTGCGCGCTGTGGCCGAGACCTATGCCTATGACGATGCCGAGCAGGTGTTTGTCGATGACTTTGTCAAAGCCTGGACCAAGGTGATGATGCTCGACCGTTTCGACGCGCAATAA
- the purD gene encoding phosphoribosylamine--glycine ligase: MDILLIGGGGREHALCWKLAQSPQVQKIHAAPGNPGMAELADCVALNVADHAAIGDFCRDNGIGLVVIGPEAPLVDGLADSLRSADIAVFGPSAAAAQLEGSKAFTKALCDEAHIPTAAYVRATHIAEARAALQRFSLPVVIKADGLAAGKGVIIAHTAEEAADAIGHMFAGGFGNAGAEVVIEEFLDGEEASFFALTDGETVVPLGTAQDHKRVGDGDTGPNTGGMGAYSPAPVLNAALQVEVMEKIIVPTVKTMAARGTPYSGVLYAGLMLTAHGPKLIEYNCRFGDPECQVLMMRLDSDLAELMLATAEARLADCTAPAFSSQSAITIVMAAKGYPGKPEKAAPLNDLDHAEARGAKVFHAGTALDKDQLIANGGRVLNVCATGETLSQAREEAYDAVDLIDFPDGFWRSDIGWREIARQESD; encoded by the coding sequence ATAGATATATTGCTTATCGGCGGCGGCGGGCGCGAACATGCCTTGTGCTGGAAATTGGCGCAATCTCCACAGGTGCAGAAAATCCATGCCGCGCCCGGCAATCCGGGCATGGCAGAACTGGCCGATTGCGTCGCTCTCAATGTCGCTGACCATGCGGCAATAGGTGATTTCTGCCGCGACAATGGCATCGGCCTGGTGGTGATCGGCCCCGAAGCGCCGCTGGTCGATGGGCTGGCCGATTCGCTGCGCAGCGCCGATATTGCGGTTTTCGGGCCATCTGCAGCGGCGGCACAGCTGGAGGGATCAAAGGCCTTTACCAAGGCGTTATGCGATGAAGCGCATATCCCCACCGCCGCCTATGTCCGCGCCACGCATATCGCCGAAGCCCGGGCGGCGCTGCAGCGATTCAGCCTGCCGGTGGTGATCAAGGCAGATGGACTGGCCGCAGGCAAGGGGGTGATCATCGCTCACACCGCTGAAGAAGCGGCTGATGCCATCGGCCATATGTTTGCCGGGGGCTTTGGCAATGCCGGGGCCGAAGTGGTGATCGAGGAATTTCTCGATGGCGAGGAAGCCAGCTTTTTCGCGCTCACCGATGGCGAGACGGTGGTACCGTTGGGCACAGCGCAGGACCATAAGCGCGTTGGCGATGGCGATACCGGCCCCAATACCGGCGGTATGGGCGCCTATAGCCCGGCACCGGTGCTCAACGCTGCGCTGCAGGTCGAGGTGATGGAAAAGATCATCGTCCCGACGGTCAAGACCATGGCGGCACGGGGCACGCCCTATTCGGGTGTGCTCTATGCCGGGCTGATGCTGACGGCCCATGGCCCCAAGCTGATCGAGTATAATTGCCGCTTCGGCGACCCGGAATGTCAGGTGCTGATGATGCGGCTGGACAGTGATCTCGCCGAATTGATGCTGGCCACCGCCGAAGCCAGACTGGCCGATTGCACCGCACCGGCATTCAGCTCTCAGAGCGCAATCACCATCGTCATGGCGGCCAAGGGCTATCCCGGCAAGCCGGAAAAAGCGGCGCCACTCAATGACCTTGATCATGCCGAGGCGCGTGGTGCCAAAGTCTTTCATGCGGGCACCGCATTGGACAAGGACCAGCTGATCGCCAATGGCGGGCGAGTGCTCAATGTCTGCGCCACAGGCGAAACGCTGTCACAGGCGCGGGAAGAGGCATATGATGCCGTGGACCTGATTGATTTCCCAGATGGTTTCTGGCGCAGCGATATTGGCTGGCGCGAGATTGCACGGCAGGAAAGCGACTGA
- a CDS encoding slipin family protein — translation MVNDMLKRLIDRLMGRKRVLINEDERAVWLYKGMVKGLIGPGEHMLPNRDGSLMVERQALDRQLFVSAYTQAVLDRLEEDVATHLTQVRTSENEIAVIERDGMINTILKPDGKLVLWTDAGPWTSQLIDIADEPRVSARLLKRLQKAGQMQQVMLVEVDEGKTALVSIDGQLADTLAPGVYGYWTPGRKVIARQIDLARQSLDVAGQEILTRDRVTLRVNIAAEYRVVDPVRAVTEVRDFADALYRGLQYAFRKTLGAMTLDQILENKVSVDAEAAEKVRADMAAIGIEVSEISLKDVILPGEMREILNQVVAAQKEAEANVIRRREETNATRSLLNTAKVMADNPVMLRLKELESLESIATKVDKLTVTNGTAGLMNDLVKLSDD, via the coding sequence ATGGTGAATGATATGTTGAAGCGATTGATTGACAGGCTGATGGGCCGCAAGCGTGTGCTCATCAATGAAGATGAACGGGCCGTCTGGCTCTATAAGGGTATGGTCAAGGGACTTATCGGACCGGGTGAGCACATGTTGCCGAACCGGGATGGTAGCCTGATGGTGGAACGGCAGGCGCTGGATCGCCAGCTGTTTGTCTCGGCCTATACCCAGGCTGTGCTTGACCGGCTGGAAGAGGATGTGGCGACACATCTGACCCAGGTCCGCACGAGCGAAAACGAGATAGCTGTCATCGAGCGCGACGGAATGATCAACACCATTCTCAAGCCGGATGGCAAGCTGGTTCTGTGGACCGATGCCGGTCCGTGGACGTCGCAGCTTATCGACATTGCCGATGAGCCGCGGGTCTCGGCCAGGTTGCTCAAGCGGCTGCAAAAGGCCGGCCAGATGCAGCAGGTGATGCTGGTAGAGGTTGACGAGGGCAAGACCGCGCTCGTTTCGATCGACGGCCAGCTGGCCGATACGCTGGCACCGGGCGTCTATGGTTACTGGACCCCGGGCCGCAAGGTCATCGCACGCCAGATCGATCTGGCGCGCCAGTCGCTCGATGTCGCGGGGCAGGAAATCCTGACCCGTGACCGGGTGACGCTGCGGGTCAACATTGCGGCGGAATACCGCGTTGTTGATCCGGTCAGGGCGGTGACCGAGGTGCGCGACTTTGCCGATGCGCTCTATCGCGGATTGCAGTACGCCTTCCGCAAGACGCTCGGCGCCATGACGCTCGACCAGATCCTGGAAAACAAGGTCTCGGTCGATGCCGAAGCGGCGGAAAAGGTGCGTGCCGACATGGCCGCCATCGGTATCGAGGTTTCGGAAATCTCGCTCAAGGATGTTATCCTGCCGGGCGAGATGCGCGAAATCCTGAACCAGGTGGTCGCCGCGCAGAAGGAGGCGGAAGCCAATGTCATCCGGCGTCGTGAAGAAACGAACGCAACCCGTTCGCTGCTCAACACGGCCAAGGTGATGGCGGACAACCCGGTCATGCTCCGTTTGAAGGAGCTGGAGTCGCTGGAAAGCATCGCGACCAAGGTGGACAAGCTGACGGTTACCAACGGTACCGCTGGCCTGATGAATGATCTGGTCAAGCTTTCCGACGACTGA